Within the Prochlorococcus sp. MIT 1300 genome, the region GGATCCTGCTACATGGGATATTTCAAGATTATTAAATGGAAATCTTCTTGAAAGAGCCAGGTCTCTTACAAGAATTAGTCAATGGCAACTTATTGAATATTTGGATCCTGAAATTAATCATTTTGAATTCTTCTTATCGAAAGGGCCTTTGCCCCAAAAAAATTGGAATGATGATTCGTCTATTTTATCTTCATATGGAAAACTTAGTAAGTGTATTTGGGGTTGGCCGAATAAGAACTTGCTCGATTGCAATTTGAATCGGCTGGTTCTTACTGATGATGAGTTTGAGCTTCTAAAGGCTATTGAGATTCTTTCTTCCAGCGTCCCACTAGGGGCATTGCCTTTGGGTTGGAAATCCTCTCGGATTGCTTGCACTGCAAGGACTCTGCAGGAAAAGCAAGTCTTATTGATCTCACTACTGCCAAATCCACCCACGTGATAGATTCCGCGGGCCTTTATTAACAGAGCATAGGCGCCCTTGCTGGTATCCCAGCTTCTACAGAATGGAACAAAGCCTCCTAAGGGGGGTGATGTTGCACTGCAAAAATCTGAGGATCTCATCAATGGCGTCGAGACCACTCTGAATACAGACGCATCCAATAAGGGCTTAACAGCTTCATTGGATGAATATGGGCAGCTTCAGCTCCGCTTCATCTTGGCGACATTAGTGATCACATCTTTTGCGGTTGCTATTACAGCCTTTGTCTTTGATCTCAGAACTGCTGGCAGTTTGTTAGTGGGTTCATTGTTTGGAGTCCTTTATCTACGGCTTTTAGCTCGGAGTATTGGGAGACTTGCAAGGAGTTCGGAGAAGGTGGGGAAGGTGCAGCTGTTGGTTCCTGTTTTACTCGTCATAGCGGCCTCTAGGCTGCCTGAACTAGAGCTTCTACCGGCTTTATTGGGCTTTTTGCTTTATAAGCCGGCGATGATTCTTCAAGTTCTACGTGAGAACTGATCAATAGCCACACCTAAGGCAATGAAGTGTCGGATTTCCGACCTCACTATCCATCCCTCTTAACTAGCCACACCGCAAAACAAGCTTTGATGGGTTCCATTTCTTTTTTACTTCCATTTGCCGAATTAGAGGTTGGTAAACACCTTTATTGGGAGATCGGGAGCCTCAGGCTCCATGGACAGGTCTTTTTGACCTCATGGATTGTGATTGGAGCTCTTTTGGCTCTTGTGGTTGTAGGCACAAGAAAGATGGAGAGAGACCCTCAAGGTGTTCAGAACCTTCTTGAGTTCCTGTGGGATTACATACGTGATTTGGCTAGGACTCAAATAGGCGAAAAGGTCTACAGGGATTGGATGCCTTTCATCGGCACATTATTTTTGTTCATTTTTGTAAGTAATTGGGGAGGTGCTTTGGTCCCTTGGAGGTTGATT harbors:
- a CDS encoding ATP synthase, which translates into the protein MLVSQLLQNGTKPPKGGDVALQKSEDLINGVETTLNTDASNKGLTASLDEYGQLQLRFILATLVITSFAVAITAFVFDLRTAGSLLVGSLFGVLYLRLLARSIGRLARSSEKVGKVQLLVPVLLVIAASRLPELELLPALLGFLLYKPAMILQVLREN